ATGCACCAGCAGGGTGGGGGCAGGTTTGTGGGTGGTCAGCACCCGCGCCTCGCCAGAGGTGCTTGCCAGCGTGCCCATGTCGCCAGCCTGACCGCCGCCCTCGCCGTAAAAAGGCGTGGCAGCGGTAATGGCGTAGCCGGTATCGCCCTCGCCGAGGTCGGCCACTTCTTCGCCAGCAGCATTGAGCAACAGGGTCAGGGGGCTGGTTTCGGTCAGACGTTCATAGCCCACAAAGGTGCTGGTTACGCCAGCGTCCAGCAGCGGCTTGAACACGTTTGCGCCGTCAGCCTGGCCCAGCAGGCCGCCCTTTTTCTGATGCTCGCGGGCGCGCTTGCGCTGTTCGCCCATATGCTTTTCAAAGCCCTTGGCATCAGCGGTGAAGCCGCGCTTTTCGGCAACGTCAGTCACGATATCGAGCGGGAAGCCGTAGGTGTCGTACAATTTGAAGCAGAACTCACCGGGAATTTGCGTCTGTCCGGCGGCCTTGAGGGATGTCAGTTCTTCGTCCAGCAGTTCCAGACCCTTTTGCAGGGTGAGGGAGAAACGCTGTTCTTCCTCATGCACGGCGCGGGCGATAAAGTCGGCATGTTCGGTCAGTTCGGGATAGGCATCGCCCATCACTTCCGTAACCTTGCGGGCCACCTTGTACATGAAGGGTTCGTTCACGCCAATGAGCGTGGCAAAGCGCAGGGCGCGGCGGATCAAGCGGCGCAGCACATAGCCCCGGCCCTCGTTGGAGGGCAGCACGCCGCCAGCCACAAGAAAGGCCGCCGAACGGCTGTGGTCGGCAATGACGCGCAGGGCCGTATCCACATCGTTGGTGTCGGGCGCGCTGAAGCTGTAGCTCACATTGGCAAGCGAGGCGGCGTACTGGATGATTTCCTGAAACAGGTCGCAGTCAAAGTTGGAGCGCTTGCCCTGGGCAACGGCGGCCATGCGTTCAAGGCCCATGCCCGTATCAATGTTGGGGTTGGCAAGAGCCACGCGGGTGCCGTCGGCAGACTGGTCAAACTGGGTGAACACGAGGTTCCAGATTTCAAGGAACCGGTCGCAGTCGCACTTGCCGATGCCGCAGTCCGGCCCGCAAGACATGTCTTCGCCCTGATCCACATAGATTTCGGAACAGGGGCCGCAAGGGCCGGTATCACCCATGGTCCAGAAGTTGTCTTTTTCGCCCATACGCACGATGCGGTCGGCGGGCAGACCGGCAACCTCGGCCCAGATGGCCGCGGCCTCGTCGTCCTCGCGGAACACTGTGACCCAGAGCTTTTCCTTGGGCAGTTCAAGCTCCTTGCTTACAAATTCCCAGGCCCAGGTGATGGCTTCGCGCTTGAAATAGTCGCCGAAAGAAAAGTTGCCCAGCATTTCAAAAAACGTATGGTGGCGCGCGGTGCGGCCCACGTTTTCGAGGTCGTTGTGCTTGCCCGAAACGCGCAGGCACTTCTGGCAGGTGGTGGCGCGGCTGTAAGCGCGTTTTTCCTCGCCAAGAAACAGTTTTTTGAATTGCACCATGCCCGCGTTGGTGAACAGCAGGGTGGGGTCGTTGGGCGGAATGATGGGGCCGGATTCGACAATTTCATGCTGGTGGCGTTTGAAAAATTCGAGGTAGCGGCGGCGTATTTCTTTGGCGGTGAGCATTTACTGGCTCCGTAATGGGGTCTGCGCGAACAACGACCGCGCACCACCAAGGCGCGCGGTCGCAAGTAAAAAAATGGCCTTTATTCGTAAGTGGGCGTGGGGGCTTCGCCTTCGTCCAGGTCTTCTTCTGTGGGTACAAATTCCTTGGGGTTCAGGCCCAGAAATTCCACAACCTTGGCTTCAATCTGGTTGCGCAGATCAAGGTTTTCGTCCAGCAGCGCGCGTACTTTTTCGCGGCCCTGGCCGAGCTTTTCAGAGCCAAAGGCAAACCACGAGCCGCTCTGGTCGATGATCTTGGCTTCAATACCAAGGTCGAGCAGTTCGCCAGAGCGGGAGATGCCCTGTCCGTACAGAATATCAAAAATGGCGCTGCGGAAGGGCGGGGCAACCTTGTTTTTGACCACCTTGACCCTGGTGCGCGAACCAAACGATTCTTCCTTGTCCTTGAGGGTCTGGATGCGCCGGATATCAAGGCGCACGGAAGAATAGAACTTGAGCGCGTTGCCGCCGGTGGTGGTTTCGGGGCTGCCGTAGCCGGTCACGCCGATCTTCATGCGGATCTGGTTGATAAAGATCACAGACGTGCGCGATTTGTGAATGGTGCCGGTGAGGCGGCGCATGGCGTGCGACATAAGGCGGGCATGGCCGCCTACCTGCGTTTCGCCCATGTCGCCGTCAAGTTCGGCCTGCGGAATAAGCGCGGCCACAGAGTCCACTACCACAAGGTCAACCGCACCGGAACGCACGAGCATGTCGGCAATATCCAGCGCCTGTTCGCCGTAATCGGGCTGCGAAATGAGCAGTTCGTCGGTGATGACGCCGAGACGCTTGGCGTAAGCAATGTCAAGAGCGTGTTCTGCGTCCACAAAGGCGCAGGTGCCGCCCATCTTCTGACATTCTGCGATGATGTGCAGGGTGAGCGTGGTTTTACCCGAAGATTCCGGGCCAAAAATTTCGCTGATGCGCCCGCGCGGAATGCCCCCCACGCCAAGTGCCAGATCAAGGCCGATTGAACCTGTGGGGATCACGGGAATATTGACGTGGGCATCGTCGGAAAGCTTCATCACAGCGCCCTTGCCGTACTTGCGTTCGATGGTGGCAAGTGCGGTGCCCAAGGCTTCGGCGCGCGCGTTTTCCTGACTCATGGCCGGTTTCTTCGCCATAGCTCATTGCTCCGGGTAAAAATATCTTCAAGCGCGTCAGTGTAGCAGACCAAGGCGAGCAAGGCAAATGCCAGGTCGGCGGAGGGGCTGCGCTTGTGTCGCCGTTAATTGAGTTTAATTCCTGATAATGATAATTGCAAGCAGGCAAAAGCAGGGCAAGGCTTGCATGCGCCCCTTGCGCGGCGGCGCATGCTGTCGTACAAGCGCGGGCATGAGCGATTCTCCCCAAATCATC
This DNA window, taken from Desulfovibrio desulfuricans DSM 642, encodes the following:
- the recA gene encoding recombinase RecA, whose protein sequence is MAKKPAMSQENARAEALGTALATIERKYGKGAVMKLSDDAHVNIPVIPTGSIGLDLALGVGGIPRGRISEIFGPESSGKTTLTLHIIAECQKMGGTCAFVDAEHALDIAYAKRLGVITDELLISQPDYGEQALDIADMLVRSGAVDLVVVDSVAALIPQAELDGDMGETQVGGHARLMSHAMRRLTGTIHKSRTSVIFINQIRMKIGVTGYGSPETTTGGNALKFYSSVRLDIRRIQTLKDKEESFGSRTRVKVVKNKVAPPFRSAIFDILYGQGISRSGELLDLGIEAKIIDQSGSWFAFGSEKLGQGREKVRALLDENLDLRNQIEAKVVEFLGLNPKEFVPTEEDLDEGEAPTPTYE
- the alaS gene encoding alanine--tRNA ligase, giving the protein MLTAKEIRRRYLEFFKRHQHEIVESGPIIPPNDPTLLFTNAGMVQFKKLFLGEEKRAYSRATTCQKCLRVSGKHNDLENVGRTARHHTFFEMLGNFSFGDYFKREAITWAWEFVSKELELPKEKLWVTVFREDDEAAAIWAEVAGLPADRIVRMGEKDNFWTMGDTGPCGPCSEIYVDQGEDMSCGPDCGIGKCDCDRFLEIWNLVFTQFDQSADGTRVALANPNIDTGMGLERMAAVAQGKRSNFDCDLFQEIIQYAASLANVSYSFSAPDTNDVDTALRVIADHSRSAAFLVAGGVLPSNEGRGYVLRRLIRRALRFATLIGVNEPFMYKVARKVTEVMGDAYPELTEHADFIARAVHEEEQRFSLTLQKGLELLDEELTSLKAAGQTQIPGEFCFKLYDTYGFPLDIVTDVAEKRGFTADAKGFEKHMGEQRKRAREHQKKGGLLGQADGANVFKPLLDAGVTSTFVGYERLTETSPLTLLLNAAGEEVADLGEGDTGYAITAATPFYGEGGGQAGDMGTLASTSGEARVLTTHKPAPTLLVHEIEVTKGELHKGGEATLKVDADQRKSTARNHTCTHLLHAALRRALGTHVKQAGSLVDPHRLRFDFSHIAALTPEELAAVERDVNRAIMADLPVAAREMPVAEAMATGAMALFGEKYGDIVRVLTVSGAEKGEPESVELCGGTHLERTGEAGAFMIVSESGVAAGTRRIEAVTGWNAYAQAVEQRAELAALSGILKARPGQLAERVAALQGDVKKLRKASEKAAAAPATGADLAARAQDVNGVRMLAAKLDNVPVKALREVMDDVRSRLTDNAVVCLATAEDGKVGLLLYVSKDLHGKFTAPALIKDVAAPCGGSGGGRPDLAQAGGTKADGIDEAFAVLKQRIEQ